The Coffea arabica cultivar ET-39 chromosome 1e, Coffea Arabica ET-39 HiFi, whole genome shotgun sequence genome has a window encoding:
- the LOC140016971 gene encoding uncharacterized protein, with protein sequence MDPRGRGQRRSRGRGRGRRAEPLRDQGGDRASEVNQNRGPEGGGGDQMATAINRITEVLERLTDRQGPGPVHQQPGGQLDTEDRALERFLKFGPPKFQGGPEPEIAEGWWERISDIFATLDYTETRKVTFASFQFEGAARSWWNLIKDKWDRDRTPSTWANFTREFNAKFLPPLVQEKREDDFIKCKQGAMSVAEYETNFTKLARYAPDLIATEQRRIRRFVQGLNVEIQEGLATAQINTYSDAVEKAQRFETARAQSRSFFARKRNAPSGSRDPISTSAPPPKMGRGTGVVNIPSASRGALARGAGARGPGARGSGVRGGQSGRGPPRSAPQGVQVSTPQITCGYCGKANHTANECWRKEGKCLRCGSAEHQIANCPKISENGGSQGGATSSRQTASGGSRPKVPARVYALDSQPAPDPSEVVEGTLPIFHRLAKVLIDPGATHSFVNPAFMCGIDVKPVRLPYDLEVRTPTGNKSMLTSLVYKECEFWVGERKMLVDLVSLDLKGYDVIIGMDFLSYHHAKLDCRAKVVEFCIPGEATLKLDVRGRLASSALISGIRARKMLHKGAQGFLAFLINAPSDQVKLEDVPIVQDFPDVFPEELTSLPPEREIEFKIDLVPGVAPISKTPYRMAPAELKELKIQLQDLLERGSVVYSKLDLRQGYYQLRIKKEDIPKTALILDMGTLSLR encoded by the exons ATGGATCCCCGTGGTAGAGGTCAACGCCGAAGTCGAGGTCGAGGTCGAGGGAGACGGGCTGAACCCCTTCGTGATCAAGGGGGCGATAGAGCGTCGGAAGTGAACCAAAATCGGGGACCCGAGGGCGGGGGCGGAGATCAAATGGCCACCGCTATTAATAGGATAACCGAAGTGCTAGAACGTTTGACGGACCGTCAAGGTCCTGGACCAGTGCATCAACAACCTGGTGGGCAGTTAGATACTGAAGATAGGGCCTTGGAGAGGTTCCTAAAGTTTGGGCCGCCTAAGTTTCAAGGTGGGCCAGAGCCTGAAATAGCTGAGGGATGGTGGGAGAGAATATCTGATATTTTTGCCACATTGGATTACACTGAGACGCGGAAAGTGACTTTTGCGtcatttcaatttgaaggagcTGCACGGTCTTGGTGGAATCTAATTAAGGATAAGTGGGATAGAGACCGTACCCCTAGTACTTGGGCAAACTTCACCCGTGAGTTTAATgccaaatttcttccacctctagtccaagagaaaagggaggatgaCTTTATTAAGTGCAAACAAGGGGCCATGAGTGTAGCAGAGTATGAAACCAACTTTACTAAATTAGCCCGATATGCCCCTGACCTGATAGCCACTGAGCAGAGACGCATTAGGAGatttgtgcaagggctcaatgtggagattcaagaggggCTAGCCACTGCTCAAATTAACACGTATAGTGATGCCGTAGAGAAAGCTCAGAGGTTTGAGACGGCTAGAGCCCAATCTAGGTCATTCTTTGCTAGGAAAAGGAATGCCCCTAGTGGTAGCAGGGACCCAATTTCTACAAGTGCCCCACCGCCTAAGATGGGTAGAGGAACTGGAGTAGTGAATATCCCTAGTGCATCGAGAGGTGCTTTAGCAAGGGGTGCTGGAGCTAGAGGCCCTGGGGCGAGAGGATCTGGAGTGAGAGGAGGTCAAAGTGGAAGGGGACCCCCTAGGAGTGCTCCACAAGGTGTACAAGTGTCAACCCCTCAGATAACCTGTGGTTACTGTGGAAAAGCCAATCATACCGCAAATGAGTGCTGGAGAAAAGAGGGCAAGTGCCTCAGGTGTGGAAGTGCTGAGCACCAAATTGCTAATTGTCCTAAGATTTCCGAGAATGGGGGAAGCCAAGGAGGTGCCACAAGTTCTAGGCAAACTGCTTCTGGAGGGAGTCGGCCGAAGGTCCCGGCCAGGGTTTATGCCCTAGATAGTCAACCTGCACCTGACCCTTCGGAGGTAGTCGAAGGTACACTTCCAATCTTTCATCGAttagctaaggttttaattgatcccggtgcgactcattcgtttgttaatcCTGCTTTTATGTGTGGAATTGATGTAAAACCTGTACGATTACCCTATGATTTGGAAGTTAGGACTCCTACGGGTAATAAGAGCATGCTCACTAGTTTAGTGTATAAGGAGTGTGAATTTTGGGTTGGGGAGCGAAAAATGCTAGTTGACTTGGTGAGTTTGGAccttaaggggtatgatgtgattatAGGAATGGACTTTTTGTCTTACCACCATGCTAAGCTAGATTGTAGAGCTAAAGTGGTGGAATTTTGCATCCCAGGTGAGGCAACTCTCAAGCtagatgtaaggggtagattagcTTCGTCTGCTTTGATTTCAGGGattcgagctaggaaaatgCTTCACAAGGGAGCCCAGGGTTTCTTAGCTTTCTTAATTAACGCCCCTAGTGATCAAGTGAAATTAGAAGATGTACCAATCGTGCAAGATTTTCCCGATGTCTTCCCGGAAGAATTAACATCTCTGCCACCTGAAAGGgagatagagtttaagattgaTTTGGTTCCAGGAGTAGCCCCAATTTCAAAAACTCCTTATAGAATGGCTCCTGCGGAGTTGAAAGAACTAAAGATCCAGTTGCAGGACCTACTAGAAAGAG gatCGGTGGTGTACTCTAAGTTAGATTTGAGACAAgggtactatcaattgaggattaaAAAGGAAGATATACCTAAGACCGCTTTAATTCTCGATATGGGCACTTTGAGTTTgcggtaa